Proteins encoded together in one Moritella sp. Urea-trap-13 window:
- a CDS encoding Spy/CpxP family protein refolding chaperone — MNNNIFSIIVLALSLSSAGISVSQANDNMKNNHGDMMYGGMMHGGGGMMHGGMMYSQLNLTKAQQQQIQSIMTTAMEEKSGGKSMITSMQTHMTESQSLINSATFDESKAREMITKHQASMVDVRLNMLKTRHQVFQVLTEPQKEQFNALMTQRSTMMQQYMSGIPQ, encoded by the coding sequence GTGAACAATAATATATTTAGCATAATCGTATTAGCACTTAGCCTTAGTTCCGCTGGTATCTCAGTGAGTCAGGCGAACGATAACATGAAAAATAATCATGGTGACATGATGTACGGCGGTATGATGCATGGAGGCGGAGGCATGATGCACGGCGGCATGATGTACTCTCAATTAAACCTGACAAAAGCACAGCAGCAACAAATTCAATCAATTATGACAACGGCAATGGAGGAAAAGTCAGGAGGGAAAAGCATGATAACAAGTATGCAAACTCATATGACAGAATCTCAATCACTAATAAACAGTGCAACGTTTGACGAATCTAAAGCACGTGAAATGATAACCAAACATCAGGCGTCTATGGTTGATGTTCGATTAAATATGTTAAAAACTCGCCATCAAGTATTTCAAGTATTAACTGAGCCTCAGAAAGAACAATTTAATGCTTTAATGACACAGCGTAGCACGATGATGCAGCAATATATGTCAGGCATACCGCAGTAG
- the alaE gene encoding L-alanine exporter AlaE, with translation MKINRLWLADTLALMSFTIITGMFIEIAIVGMTVQQSIQSRILCQPINILTGRMYGIYRDNIIVQTDKKIPGKGAKIIGDILAYITFQLPLYIGILWVIGMDISSIVKAAFTQTAALLVLGAPYGYWLTKVRAFIIPAPVSVKI, from the coding sequence ATGAAAATTAACCGACTTTGGCTGGCAGATACGCTCGCGCTTATGTCATTTACCATTATTACCGGCATGTTTATCGAAATTGCTATCGTAGGAATGACAGTACAACAATCGATTCAATCGCGCATACTGTGTCAACCCATCAATATATTGACGGGACGTATGTATGGTATTTATCGAGATAACATAATAGTTCAAACGGATAAGAAAATACCCGGTAAAGGCGCGAAAATAATCGGTGATATCCTTGCCTATATTACGTTTCAGCTCCCGCTTTACATCGGTATTTTATGGGTAATTGGGATGGATATATCCAGTATCGTCAAAGCGGCGTTCACCCAGACCGCTGCACTACTGGTATTAGGTGCGCCATATGGCTATTGGTTAACTAAAGTGCGAGCATTTATTATTCCCGCCCCCGTATCGGTTAAAATTTAA